The Petrotoga sibirica DSM 13575 nucleotide sequence TGGGTGATAATATGGGAATATCAAATATTGGGGGAAAAGAAGACTTTTTGATTAACAATCCTATAACCAATAGACAGCACATTGAAATGGCGAGTGCCAATCAAAGAAATCCTGAAAATTCAAACCAGCCGATCCAAAAAGAAGAGGTTATGCCAGACGAACTTGACAAAGTTACTAAGATAATTGAAGATAGATTAAAAAAGTTATCCAAAATATTCAAAGGAGAGGCAAAGTTTGAAATAGAAAGGGATTTGGATATTATTGTTGTAAAAATTATAGATAAAGATAGCAAGCAAATTATAAGGCAGATACCACCTGAAGTGTCCGTGAAACTTGCCAAAGCCTTAAACGATGTTCAAGGGATATTACTTGATGAAATAGCATAATTATTAATGTTTTAATGTTTTATTAATCAGTTCGGCGACATCGTTATAAGATAAAAGTAGATGTAAATTTCTTCTTACTTCCTTTGCGCCTTCAATACCAGAAAAGTATTTCATCAATACTTTTCTGAATTTTTTTACTGCGTAAACCTCTGAACCATAGAATTCAATCATAAGTTCCAAATGTTCTAAACAAGTATCTATTCTCTCATCTAAAGTTGGATTATAATTATTCTTTGTGAATATCCAAGGGTTACCGATAGCACCCCTTGCAACTAAAACAAAATCTGCACCATACTTCAATAAATAATCATCTATATCTTTTTTACTGAACACATCACCGCTTGCTCCTAAAGGAATACGGATCTTCTTCTTTAACCTTTTCATTACTTCTCTATTCGCAATACCACTGTACATTTGTGGCCT carries:
- a CDS encoding flagellar protein FlaG — protein: MGISNIGGKEDFLINNPITNRQHIEMASANQRNPENSNQPIQKEEVMPDELDKVTKIIEDRLKKLSKIFKGEAKFEIERDLDIIVVKIIDKDSKQIIRQIPPEVSVKLAKALNDVQGILLDEIA